Part of the candidate division KSB1 bacterium genome is shown below.
ATATCATCCAACTCGCTCGCTAATAGGAGAAGTTACCAGAAGATGTTTCGTCCACAGCATCGATTGTACATCATTGGAATTGGCATCTTGGTCGTGATCATTGTTCTGGTGATCATTTCAATTTTGCATCCCAAACCCCCTGTATATCAAATTTATTTAAGCCGCAAAGCGCTGGCAAAGGCGAACAGGGCTGAAGCCAATTATTACGCTTCAGAAGCTTTTCAAGCTGCCCAGAAAAGTTGGCAACGGATTTTAATGATGTGGCGCCGCGAGAACCAAAAAGCGTTCTATCGCCGCAACTATAAGCCATTGGAACAGTTGGCCAAACAAACTCAGCTATTGGCCCAACAATCCGAACGCCAAGCGCTTCGCGCACGCGATTCATTAAAAAATGTCGCTCGCATCGAGTTAGCCCTCCTACTCGATCGACTCGCCGAATTCAAAGAGCAATTCGGTCAAATGCCAATTGAAGAAGCACTTCGTCGAAACGCAATCAAGGGCGAGTTGTTGGTGCTGGAGGGCAAAGCAGCGCTCGAACGCGGTCAAATTAAACAGGCGATTCATAATTTTCAAATGGCTGAGAAACTCATCGGACAATCGGGCAAAACTACTAAAGAAATGCTCGATAATTATCTTTCGAATATCCCCTTGTGGCGGCGTTGGTCCCAGGAAACCATTGCTGAATCAAAAACAAACCAAAACGTCGCTTTAATTGTAGATAAATTCAATCGCACGCTTTATGTTTATAATCAGGGGGAGCTCATTCACAAGTATCCTATTGAGCTGGGGAAGAATTGGATGGGCCACAAACGGCAGCGTGGCGATAATGCCACCCCAGAAGGGCAATACCGGATTATTAAAAAAGTCGGTAAAGGTGGTAGCAAGTATTACAAAGCTTTGGTTTTGAATTATCCCAATCAGAGGGATCTGCAAGAATTTTTAAATGCGAAAAAAGCTGGGCAACTTCCTAAGAACGCCCAAATAGGTGGATCAATCGAGATCCATGGTGACGGCGGAAAGGGCATCAATTGGACCCAGGGCTGCATCGCATTGACCAATGAAGACATTGACGAGCTGTTTGACCTCGTCACTTTGAACACACCAGTCACCATTGTAGGTGCATTGAATGGGACAAACAATAAATCGACGAGTGCGTCGCGAAACGATCGGAAATAGGATTATCGCCTGTTTTATTGAACGTCTTCAATAAAGCAATCAAAAACTTTTCGGAATGATCCCATTTGATTTTTTAATTAAGTGGCGAAAAGAAATTTGAGTTTTTAATAGATATCTAAATTTCATTGGATCGATTATTGGATTCGAATGCAATCTTGCTGGTATTGGTAGCTTAACAGTTACTTCGCATCTCACGAGATGACAGATCACTTGTTCAATCATTATGTCTAACACCAACGACCAAAATACGCGCCCAAGCACATCTAATCGAGCGATGTCGTTCGATCGGCAAGCTGCGGAACCTCAACAACCATATAGCAAAGGCAAAATCATCCGTCGAGCCTTACTGCGCGGTACCTTTCTTGGGATATTATTGGCCTGGCTATTGATCAGTTTCGCGCCTTTGATCCGGGATGGAATTTTATACATGATGCCGCGGCACAAAGCTTTATATGTAGGGCAACCACTTCTCGACCGCAAAATAGAAGATCGATTGGCAACGAAGGAGGCAACGATCACTGAGCATAATCACATGCCGACAAACTTAGATTTCACTGAACTGAATGCTCGATTAAAACGACTCCAGCGGTCCGTTGCCAGTTTACAGCAACGGGTCGAACGATTGATCCCCAGAGAGCCCTATTTGATCATCGATACTTCTGATAATCTGATCTTTCTGATGAAAGGAAAGCAGTTGTTGCATCAAGGGATCTGCTCTACTGGCAGCTACATCATGCTAAAATCGGCTGACGGAAGCGAGAAGTGGATCTTCAAAACCCCGCGTGGGCTCAGAAGAATTCAAGCGAAAATTGAAGACCCGGTGTGGCGCATGCCAGATTGGGCCTTTATTGAAGAGGGCTTGCCTGTTCCAGAACCCTATGCGCGTGAGCGATATGAACCAGGTGTTCTGGGGGATTATGCGCTGAGCTTAGGCGATGGCTATCTCATTCACGGAACGCTTTATCAGCGCTTTTTGGGGTTGCCCGTCACCCATGGATGCGTTCGATTAGGCGACAAAGAACTCGAAATTGTCTACCGTCATCTTCAAGTTGGCTCGAAAGTTTTCATTTACTAAGGTCTAACGTATGAGATTTTTACAATGGCTGCTTAAGTTCCCGCGTGCAATCCTCAGACGATGGCGGCTGTGGTTTTCATTTCTTCACGATGTTAAAGCA
Proteins encoded:
- a CDS encoding L,D-transpeptidase — protein: MSNTNDQNTRPSTSNRAMSFDRQAAEPQQPYSKGKIIRRALLRGTFLGILLAWLLISFAPLIRDGILYMMPRHKALYVGQPLLDRKIEDRLATKEATITEHNHMPTNLDFTELNARLKRLQRSVASLQQRVERLIPREPYLIIDTSDNLIFLMKGKQLLHQGICSTGSYIMLKSADGSEKWIFKTPRGLRRIQAKIEDPVWRMPDWAFIEEGLPVPEPYARERYEPGVLGDYALSLGDGYLIHGTLYQRFLGLPVTHGCVRLGDKELEIVYRHLQVGSKVFIY
- a CDS encoding L,D-transpeptidase family protein; this encodes MFRPQHRLYIIGIGILVVIIVLVIISILHPKPPVYQIYLSRKALAKANRAEANYYASEAFQAAQKSWQRILMMWRRENQKAFYRRNYKPLEQLAKQTQLLAQQSERQALRARDSLKNVARIELALLLDRLAEFKEQFGQMPIEEALRRNAIKGELLVLEGKAALERGQIKQAIHNFQMAEKLIGQSGKTTKEMLDNYLSNIPLWRRWSQETIAESKTNQNVALIVDKFNRTLYVYNQGELIHKYPIELGKNWMGHKRQRGDNATPEGQYRIIKKVGKGGSKYYKALVLNYPNQRDLQEFLNAKKAGQLPKNAQIGGSIEIHGDGGKGINWTQGCIALTNEDIDELFDLVTLNTPVTIVGALNGTNNKSTSASRNDRK